From a single Saccharomyces kudriavzevii IFO 1802 strain IFO1802 genome assembly, chromosome: 15 genomic region:
- the GEP3 gene encoding Gep3p (similar to Saccharomyces cerevisiae GEP3 (YOR205C); ancestral locus Anc_8.616) produces MLKLRHAFRGVRQFSGTVIAKVKCASCSIKLQDQDSSKPGYYTEPKKPLSPRSKPDIQNLKYLLFSQDIQISKQAAQHDSDQTTCTNIENAKTEVSSRVICKRCSDALHQNIYKSEEFPASTLNDVLNYVPKNSYVMHVVPFAEFPLHLNPSILKNDKLDTTLVLTKSDQLFEDKISVSKKVPMFMKQFLKFTLRIDSNKTFAISAMKNWNVSMFYNYFKNYTYLLGNPNAGKSTLINSLLQKYLGYKVKINSAGEINLPSKETMQEAFTNPKNFLKIQAAGVSHIPNLTRSAQAYQVGNKILFDLPGYSTSKSELRLEEIIDKDWLQGLRKTNLFNHRRMKQKNYESMKGTSQGGCYTVGGIFYLVPPKGSINQIVKYIPGPSATFKNVEKGIEVFRSCTSSSGTHPLSQYCGIRSVLSDKDQYRRYAIPPFVGSIEIVLKDIGYFLLRTTGRYEFKGLHEIWVPRGIEVCIREPLEKLIESNYKRYMETGGKEPVCPRDRPVISSLYEIAQNETDVLNTVKQLYLKTTEKDLSARRFVEDDPYDVVQDPENKKNAYWYYQW; encoded by the coding sequence ATGTTGAAGCTGAGGCATGCTTTTCGAGGAGTGCGTCAATTTTCAGGTACTGTAATAGCAAAAGTGAAATGTGCGTCATGTTCCATTAAACTACAAGATCAGGACTCCAGTAAACCAGGATACTATACGGAGCCAAAGAAGCCGCTCAGCCCAAGATCGAAACCTGATATTCAAAACCTGAAGTATCTGCTGTTCAGTCAAGATATACAGATCTCAAAACAAGCGGCTCAACATGATTCAGATCAAACTACCTGTacaaatattgaaaatgcGAAAACCGAAGTGTCATCGAGAGTGATTTGCAAAAGGTGCAGCGACGCTCTTCACCAAAATATCTATAAGTCTGAGGAGTTTCCTGCGAGTACACTAAATGATGTTTTAAACTACGTTCCTAAGAACTCATATGTTATGCATGTTGTTCCCTTTGCAGAGTTTCCTTTGCATTTAAACCCTAgtattctgaaaaatgataaattaGACACCACATTGGTGTTGACGAAGAGCGATCAACTGTTTGAAGATAAAATCTCTGTTAGCAAAAAGGTCCCTATGTTCATGAAgcagtttttgaaatttacTTTGAGAATTGACTCAAATAAGACATTTGCCATATCTGCCATGAAAAACTGGAACGTTTCCATGTTTTACAACTACTTTAAAAACTACACATATCTATTGGGCAATCCCAATGCTGGGAAATCGACTTTGATTAACTCCCTTCTACAAAAATACCTTGGATATAAGGTTAAAATTAATTCTGCCGGGGAAATCAATTTGCCCTCCAAAGAAACGATGCAAGAGGCTTTCACTAACCcgaagaattttttgaagattcagGCTGCAGGCGTATCACATATTCCCAACTTAACTAGATCCGCGCAGGCTTACCAAGTGGGCAATaagattctttttgatCTGCCGGGCTATTCTACGTCTAAATCTGAATTACGCttagaagaaataatcGACAAGGACTGGCTTCAAGGGCTAcgaaaaacaaacttgTTCAATCATAGGCGtatgaaacaaaaaaattacgAGTCCATGAAGGGCACTTCGCAAGGCGGTTGTTACACCGTGGGAGGCATTTTCTACTTGGTGCCTCCAAAAGGATCCATAAATCAAATAGTGAAATACATACCGGGTCCATCGGCAACATTCAAAAACGTTGAAAAAGGTATTGAGGTATTCCGCTCGTGTACCTCGTCGTCAGGGACTCATCCTTTATCACAGTATTGCGGAATTAGAAGCGTGTTATCTGACAAGGATCAATACAGAAGGTATGCAATCCCACCTTTTGTTGGGAGTATAGAGATTGTATTGAAAGATATAGGATATTTTTTACTGCGGACAACAGGAAGGTATGAATTCAAAGGACTTCATGAAATATGGGTGCCACGGGGTATTGAGGTGTGCATCAGAGAACCGctagaaaaattgattgaatCCAACTACAAACGTTATATGGAAACTGGTGGTAAAGAACCAGTATGTCCTAGAGACAGGCCTGTTATCAGCTCCTTGTATGAGATTGCCCAAAATGAAACCGATGTTTTGAACACAGTCAAACAACTGTATCTAAAAACCACAGAAAAAGATTTATCAGCCAGAAGATTTGTCGAAGATGATCCTTACGACGTGGTCCAAGACccagaaaacaaaaaaaatgcatacTGGTATTACCAATGGTGA
- the NOC2 gene encoding mRNA-binding ribosome synthesis protein NOC2 (similar to Saccharomyces cerevisiae NOC2 (YOR206W); ancestral locus Anc_8.617): protein MGKVSKSTKKFQSKHLKHTLDQRRKEKIQKKRIQGRRGNKTDEQKADAAGTREQQQLKKAVKEEVFKDMSVENFFEKGIEIPKENKKLKKKVVKKQPDEDSSSEEEEDMGQSMAKLAEKDPEFYKYLEENDKDLLDFGGSNPLDEINGEDEDAKADENVAEKSEQVEREVEKIALSLKLVRKWKKQLHDSPNLKLLRNIVSAFKVAVNLNKEENIEDYKYAITDEKAFHELMFVVLKDVPQVIQKMAPYKIVKGSRTLPNGGNVSRMSSIVKSHAGSLLILLNDITNTETAALVLHSVNELMPYLLSYRRILKELIKSVVDVWSTTRDLQTQIASFAFLINTTKEFKKSMLETILKTTYSTFIKSCRKTNMRSMPLINFQKNSAAELFGIDEVVGYQIGFEYIRQLAIHLRNTMNATTKKSSKVNSAEAYKIVYNWQFCHSLDFWSRVLSFACQPEKENGKESPLRQLIYPLVQVTLGVIRLIPTPQFFPLRFYLIKSLIRLSQNSGVFIPVYPLLSEILISTAFSKAPKKSPNLAAFDFDHNIKCTQAYLNTKVYQEGLSEQFVDLLGDYFALYCKNIAFPELVTPVIISLRRYIKTSANVKFNKRLSVIIEKLNQNSSFIQDKRSDVEFGPTNKSEVSKFLNDVTWEKTPLGSYVIVQREVKEEKDRLMRESLEEQDKEREIEEAKQLNGLESDDNEDVEMSDA from the coding sequence ATGGGTAAGGTTTCTAAATCCACAAAGAAGTTTCAATCAAAACACTTGAAACACACCCTagaccaaagaagaaaggaaaagatccaaaagaagagaatcCAAGGTCGTCGTGGCAACAAAACTGATGAACAGAAAGCCGATGCTGCTGGTACTAGAGAACAACAGCAATTAAAGAAAGCTGTCAAGGAGGAAGTTTTTAAGGATATGTCCgtcgaaaatttttttgagaagGGTAttgaaattccaaaagagaataagaaattgaaaaaaaaagttgtcAAGAAACAACCAGACGAGGATTCATCTTCcgaagaggaggaggacATGGGGCAAAGTATGGCAAAGTTAGCTGAAAAGGACCCGGAATTCTATAAGTATTTGGaggaaaatgataaagatttGTTGGATTTTGGGGGAAGCAATCCATTAGATGAAATTAATggcgaagatgaagacgcTAAAGCAGACGAAAACGTTGCTGAGAAATCAGAACAGGTTGAGCGTGAAGTCGAAAAAATTGCGCTTTCTCTCAAGTTGGttagaaaatggaaaaagcaATTGCATGACTCGCCAAACTTAAAACTGTTAAGAAACATAGTCAGTGCTTTTAAGGTCGCTgtaaatttgaataaagaagaaaatattgaagattATAAATATGCTATTACTGATGAAAAAGCATTCCACGAACTGATGTTCGTCGTCTTGAAGGATGTACCACAAGTGATTCAAAAGATGGCCCCATACAAGATTGTCAAAGGTTCAAGAACCTTACCAAATGGGGGTAACGTATCCAGAATGTCGTCCATTGTCAAATCGCACGCTGGCTCTTTGTTGATCTTGTTGAACGATATTACCAACACTGAAACAGCTGCTTTGGTCCTTCATTCTGTCAACGAATTGATGCCTTACCTTTTGTCATATAGAAGAATCTTGAAGGAGCTCATTAAATCAGTCGTTGACGTATGGTCTACAACAAGAGATTTGCAAACGCAAATAGCTTCCTTTGCCTTCTTGATCAATACTACCAaggaattcaaaaaatctatGCTGGAAACGATTCTGAAAACCACTTACTCTACTTTTATCAAAAGTTGTCGTAAAACTAACATGCGTTCCATGCCTTTGatcaatttccaaaaaaattcagcTGCTGAATTGTTCGGTATTGATGAAGTTGTGGGTTACCAGATTGGGTTTGAATATATCAGGCAATTGGCCATCCATTTAAGAAACACAATGAATGCAACAACTAAAAAATCCAGCAAAGTTAATTCTGCTGAAGCTTATAAGATTGTTTACAACTGGCAGTTTTGTCATTCCTTAGATTTCTGGTCTCGTGTTTTATCATTTGCTTGTCAAccagaaaaggaaaatggcAAGGAATCTCCATTAAGACAATTAATTTATCCATTGGTTCAAGTAACTTTGGGTGTAATCAGATTGATTCCAACACCTCAATTTTTCCCCTTAAGGTTTTACCTGATCAAATCGCTCATTAGACTTTCTCAAAATAGTGGTGTTTTCATCCCTGTGTACCCTCTACTTTCTGAAATTCTAATCTCAACGGCTTTTTCGAAGGCACCTAAGAAGAGCCCCAATTTGGCTgcctttgattttgatcACAACATCAAATGTACACAAGCTTACTTAAATACCAAAGTATATCAAGAGGGTTTATCAGAACAATTTGTCGACTTATTGGGCGATTACTTTGCTCTCTACTGTAAAAATATTGCATTTCCCGAACTTGTAACACCGGTTATCATCTCCTTACGTCGTTACATTAAGACTTCAGCTAACGTGAAATTTAACAAACGCTTATCAGTTATTATCGAAAAATTGAACCAAAATAGCTCCTTCATTCAAGACAAAAGATCCGACGTTGAATTTGGGCCTACGAATAAATCCgaagtttcaaaattcttaaaTGACGTAACTTGGGAGAAGACACCTTTAGGCTCTTATGTCATTGTGCAACGTGAAGTCAAGGAGGAGAAGGATAGATTAATGAGAGAAAGTTTGGAAGAACaagacaaagaaagagaaattgaagaagcgAAACAACTGAATGGTCTCGAAAGTGATGACAACGAAGACGTTGAAATGTCAGATGCCTAA